Proteins found in one Lentisphaerota bacterium genomic segment:
- a CDS encoding Gfo/Idh/MocA family oxidoreductase has product MNTHDACERCVTIGLAGIGGYGEFYARELLEGASRHRARLAAAVDPAPERSSLYGALVAAGIPIYSSLDELYARQTPDLLVLATPIPLHAPQACLALARGSNVLCEKPAAATVQEALAMREAEQRSGGRFLAVGFQWSFSEAVQALKADILTGALGRPLRLKTMVQWPRTSAYYARNRWAGRIRDDSGAWVYDSPVSNATAHYLHNMLYLLGGDTHQSATIRSVESECYRANPIENFDTAGVRIITATGVEILFLTTHACPDGIGPVSVFEFENAEVTYSQNGGETFEARFGDGRIRNYGNPNAQPDRKLWRCVDAARDGTPIPCGIDAALPHLLCVQAVQEAADGIRDVPASAIRQRDEGDAGTLRWIDGIGEVFARCYECHALPGELGDVLWGPR; this is encoded by the coding sequence ATGAATACACACGATGCGTGCGAACGGTGCGTGACGATTGGGCTGGCGGGGATCGGCGGCTACGGCGAGTTTTACGCGCGGGAGCTGCTGGAGGGCGCGTCCCGGCATCGCGCGCGTTTGGCGGCGGCGGTCGATCCGGCTCCGGAACGGAGTTCGCTCTACGGCGCACTCGTGGCGGCAGGCATCCCGATTTATAGCAGCCTTGACGAGCTGTATGCGCGACAGACGCCCGATCTGCTGGTGCTGGCCACGCCCATCCCGCTCCATGCGCCGCAAGCGTGTCTCGCACTGGCCAGGGGGTCGAACGTTTTGTGCGAGAAACCAGCGGCCGCCACGGTGCAGGAGGCGCTGGCCATGCGCGAAGCCGAACAGCGATCCGGCGGCCGGTTTCTGGCCGTCGGCTTCCAGTGGTCGTTCTCCGAGGCGGTTCAGGCCTTGAAGGCGGACATCCTCACCGGGGCGCTGGGCAGGCCCTTGCGGCTGAAGACGATGGTGCAATGGCCGCGCACCTCGGCCTATTATGCGCGGAACCGCTGGGCCGGCAGAATCCGGGACGACTCCGGCGCGTGGGTGTATGACAGTCCGGTGAGCAACGCCACCGCCCATTACCTGCACAACATGCTCTATCTGCTCGGCGGCGACACCCATCAGAGCGCGACGATCCGATCCGTCGAGTCGGAATGCTACCGTGCCAACCCCATCGAAAACTTCGACACGGCCGGCGTGCGGATCATCACCGCGACCGGCGTCGAGATTCTGTTTCTGACGACCCATGCCTGCCCAGACGGCATCGGCCCCGTGTCGGTCTTTGAGTTCGAGAACGCCGAGGTGACCTATTCTCAGAATGGGGGTGAGACCTTCGAAGCCCGATTCGGTGATGGCCGGATTCGGAACTACGGCAACCCGAACGCGCAGCCGGACCGCAAGCTCTGGCGCTGCGTAGACGCAGCCCGTGACGGAACGCCGATTCCCTGTGGCATCGACGCCGCGCTGCCTCACTTGCTCTGCGTCCAGGCGGTGCAAGAGGCGGCAGACGGGATCCGTGATGTGCCCGCATCGGCTATCCGGCAGCGCGATGAGGGGGACGCCGGCACGCTGCGCTGGATCGACGGCATCGGGGAGGTCTTCGCACGGTGCTACGAGTGCCACGCGCTTCCCGGCGAACTGGGCGATGTTCTGTGGGGCCCACGATAA
- the rlmB gene encoding 23S rRNA (guanosine(2251)-2'-O)-methyltransferase RlmB has product MEGQTGKGEWIYGRRPVAEVFRAARRHVHELLMVEEGRETPELAQLRAAAARAGASVRKVSRRDLDDLTQNGHHQGVAVRTGGFPYVCVEEVAGLVEKRKDALVLILDHLEDPQNLGSLLRTADAAGVHAVVIPEDRAVGVTPAVVRASAGASEHMRVARVVNLVRAMELLKKAGLWTVGLDMEGDDVRPYTAIDFKDRIGIVIGSEGHGLKRLTRETCDFIARLPMAGQVASLNAAVAGAVCLYEAVRQRQ; this is encoded by the coding sequence ATGGAAGGCCAAACGGGAAAAGGGGAATGGATTTATGGACGGCGGCCGGTCGCCGAGGTCTTCAGGGCCGCGCGGCGGCATGTGCATGAGCTGCTGATGGTCGAAGAGGGGCGCGAGACGCCCGAGCTGGCGCAGCTCCGGGCCGCAGCGGCGCGCGCGGGCGCGTCGGTGCGAAAGGTGTCCCGGCGGGATCTGGATGACCTGACGCAGAACGGCCACCATCAGGGCGTGGCGGTGCGGACGGGCGGCTTCCCGTATGTCTGCGTGGAAGAGGTCGCCGGGCTGGTGGAAAAGCGCAAGGACGCGCTCGTGCTGATCCTGGACCATCTGGAGGATCCGCAGAACCTCGGCTCGCTGCTGCGCACCGCCGACGCGGCGGGGGTCCACGCCGTGGTGATTCCCGAAGACCGGGCGGTGGGCGTGACCCCGGCGGTGGTGCGGGCCTCGGCCGGCGCCTCCGAGCACATGCGCGTGGCCCGCGTGGTCAATCTGGTGCGCGCCATGGAGCTGCTCAAGAAGGCCGGGCTGTGGACGGTCGGCCTCGACATGGAGGGCGACGACGTGCGCCCCTACACCGCGATCGATTTCAAGGATCGGATCGGCATTGTCATCGGCAGCGAGGGGCACGGGCTCAAACGGCTGACGCGCGAGACGTGCGACTTCATCGCCCGCCTCCCCATGGCCGGTCAGGTCGCCTCGCTCAATGCGGCCGTGGCCGGCGCGGTCTGCCTCTACGAAGCCGTCCGGCAGCGGCAGTAA